From the Desulfovibrio sp. JY genome, one window contains:
- a CDS encoding radical SAM protein, which translates to MTTTKDLSKHPCFNRESAGSCGRVHLPVAPKCNIMCNFCNRKYDCVSESRPGVTSAVLTPEQAVLYMEKVLEKEPRITVAGIAGPGDPMANPEAIETIRLLKEKFPQMLFCLSTNGLALPARAAELAELGVSHVTVTVNAVNPKIGAKIYAWARDGKVIHRGEDAARLLLERQLEGIKILKENGVIVKSNTIVIPGVNDRHVLEVSKKLSELGVDIQNIMPLFPVAETPFAEVPAPTAEMIKELRANAGEMLPQMSHCKRCRADAVGLLCNDRSGELAPLLSECSHTVPGADLSKRPYVAVATREGMLVNMHLGEAHKFQIWKQEGIGFSYVEDRYAPDPGAGPKRWEELAKVLSDCRAVLVAAYGETPRKVLTAAGVLPYECSGFLETALTEVYGAGDLSLLKSRRKGLGKACGCSGGSGEGCG; encoded by the coding sequence ATGACCACCACCAAAGACCTTTCCAAGCACCCCTGCTTCAACCGCGAATCCGCCGGCTCCTGCGGCCGTGTCCACCTGCCCGTTGCGCCCAAGTGCAACATCATGTGCAACTTCTGCAATCGCAAATACGATTGCGTGAGCGAATCGCGCCCCGGCGTGACCAGCGCCGTGCTCACTCCGGAACAGGCCGTCCTGTACATGGAAAAGGTGCTGGAGAAAGAGCCCCGCATCACGGTGGCCGGCATCGCCGGTCCGGGCGACCCCATGGCCAATCCGGAAGCCATCGAGACCATCCGCCTGCTCAAGGAAAAATTCCCCCAGATGCTTTTCTGCCTGTCCACCAACGGCCTGGCCCTGCCGGCCCGGGCCGCGGAACTGGCCGAACTCGGCGTCTCCCACGTCACGGTCACGGTCAACGCCGTAAACCCGAAGATCGGGGCCAAGATCTATGCCTGGGCCCGGGACGGCAAGGTCATCCACCGGGGCGAGGACGCGGCCAGGCTGCTGCTCGAACGGCAGCTGGAAGGAATCAAAATTCTTAAGGAAAATGGCGTCATCGTCAAATCCAACACCATCGTCATCCCCGGGGTCAACGATCGGCACGTGCTGGAAGTGTCCAAAAAGCTCTCCGAACTCGGGGTGGACATCCAAAACATCATGCCGCTTTTCCCGGTGGCCGAGACGCCCTTTGCCGAAGTGCCCGCGCCCACGGCCGAGATGATCAAGGAGCTGCGGGCCAATGCCGGCGAGATGCTGCCCCAGATGAGCCATTGCAAGCGCTGCCGGGCCGACGCCGTGGGCCTCTTGTGCAACGACCGCTCGGGCGAACTGGCCCCGCTTCTAAGCGAATGCTCCCACACCGTGCCCGGGGCCGACCTGTCCAAGCGCCCCTACGTGGCCGTGGCCACCCGCGAGGGCATGCTCGTCAACATGCACCTGGGCGAGGCCCACAAGTTCCAGATCTGGAAACAGGAAGGCATCGGATTCTCCTACGTCGAGGATCGCTACGCCCCGGACCCGGGGGCCGGCCCCAAACGCTGGGAGGAACTGGCCAAGGTGCTCTCCGACTGCCGGGCCGTGCTGGTGGCGGCTTACGGCGAAACGCCGCGCAAGGTGCTGACCGCGGCCGGGGTGCTGCCCTACGAATGCTCGGGATTCCTGGAAACGGCCCTGACCGAGGTGTACGGCGCGGGGGACCTGTCCCTGCTCAAGAGCCGGCGCAAGGGCCTGGGCAAGGCCTGCGGCTGCAGCGGCGGCAGCGGCGAAGGTTGCGGCTGA
- the nuoK gene encoding NADH-quinone oxidoreductase subunit NuoK: MNNPLVLYQVVAVMLLCLGLYALVARRTLIGMLIGVELMLNGAGLSIVAAAQLTPMDAVLGQLGALLVMGLAAAEATLVLAIVLVVNKRFGDAAADGPSELKG, from the coding sequence ATGAACAATCCGCTCGTGCTTTACCAGGTCGTGGCCGTGATGCTGCTGTGCCTGGGGCTTTATGCCCTGGTGGCCCGGCGCACCCTCATCGGCATGCTCATCGGCGTGGAACTGATGTTAAACGGCGCGGGACTTTCCATCGTGGCCGCCGCCCAGCTCACGCCCATGGACGCCGTCCTCGGCCAGCTCGGCGCGCTGCTGGTCATGGGGCTTGCCGCCGCCGAAGCCACGCTGGTCCTGGCCATTGTCCTGGTGGTCAACAAACGTTTCGGGGACGCCGCCGCCGACGGCCCCAGCGAACTGAAGGGGTAG
- the nifE gene encoding nitrogenase iron-molybdenum cofactor biosynthesis protein NifE → MEQAIFEERRDQIHRKGEGPFELACNRDSLAGAVSQRACVFCGSRVVLYPIADALHLVHGPIGCAVYTWDIRGALSSGPELHRLSFSTDLQERDVIFGGEKKLKAALLELIERHKPNAAFVYATCIVGIIGDDVNAVCRDVAAKTGIPVIPVQSEGFKGNKREGYAAACKALFTLAGTGDTSDISPMSVNILGDFNLAGEIWIIREYFEKMGVQVVANITGDGRVADIRRCHGAGLNIVQCSGSTMELAKMMEEKFGTPFMRVSYLGIEDMADSLYAVADRFKHLDPGIVERTQKLVREELSLLLPKLKEYRKDLEGKRAAVYVGGAFKAFSLIKAFRHLGMKVVLVGSQTGTKEDYEELASICDPGTVIVDDSNPLELSKFVRELDVDLFVGGVKERPIAHKLGVGFCDHNHERKEALEGFVGMLNFAKEVHASATSPIWRFVPRREAMAKALKEQETAKRAAGGEGI, encoded by the coding sequence ATGGAACAGGCCATTTTCGAAGAACGGCGCGATCAGATCCACCGCAAGGGGGAAGGGCCTTTTGAACTGGCCTGCAACCGCGACAGCCTGGCCGGGGCGGTGTCCCAGCGGGCCTGCGTCTTTTGCGGTTCGCGCGTGGTGCTCTACCCCATCGCCGACGCCCTGCATCTGGTCCATGGCCCCATCGGCTGCGCCGTCTATACATGGGATATCCGGGGCGCGCTTTCCTCCGGCCCCGAGCTGCATCGCCTAAGCTTCTCCACCGACCTCCAGGAACGCGACGTCATCTTCGGCGGCGAGAAAAAGCTCAAGGCCGCCCTGCTCGAACTCATCGAACGCCATAAGCCCAACGCCGCCTTCGTCTACGCCACCTGCATCGTGGGCATCATCGGCGACGATGTGAACGCGGTGTGCCGCGACGTGGCCGCAAAGACCGGCATTCCGGTCATCCCGGTCCAGTCCGAAGGCTTCAAGGGCAACAAGCGCGAAGGCTACGCCGCCGCCTGCAAGGCCCTTTTCACCCTGGCCGGCACCGGCGACACCTCGGACATCAGCCCCATGTCGGTCAACATCCTGGGCGACTTCAACCTGGCCGGAGAAATCTGGATCATCCGGGAATATTTCGAGAAGATGGGCGTCCAGGTGGTGGCCAACATCACTGGCGACGGCCGGGTGGCCGACATCCGCCGCTGCCACGGCGCGGGGCTCAATATCGTACAGTGCTCCGGCTCCACCATGGAACTGGCCAAAATGATGGAAGAGAAGTTCGGCACGCCCTTCATGCGGGTGTCCTACCTCGGCATCGAGGACATGGCCGACTCGCTCTACGCCGTGGCCGACCGCTTCAAGCATCTCGATCCGGGCATCGTCGAGCGCACCCAGAAGCTCGTGCGCGAGGAACTGAGCCTGCTTTTGCCCAAGCTCAAGGAGTACCGCAAGGATCTCGAGGGCAAGCGGGCGGCCGTCTACGTCGGCGGCGCGTTCAAGGCCTTCTCGCTCATCAAGGCCTTTCGCCACCTGGGCATGAAGGTGGTCCTGGTCGGGTCCCAGACCGGCACCAAGGAAGACTACGAGGAACTGGCCTCCATCTGCGACCCGGGTACGGTCATCGTCGACGACTCCAATCCGCTGGAGCTGTCGAAATTCGTCCGGGAACTCGACGTGGATCTCTTTGTCGGCGGGGTCAAGGAACGGCCCATCGCCCACAAGCTCGGGGTCGGCTTCTGCGACCACAACCACGAGCGCAAGGAGGCCCTGGAAGGCTTCGTCGGCATGCTCAATTTCGCCAAGGAAGTGCACGCCTCGGCCACCAGCCCCATCTGGCGCTTCGTGCCCAGGCGCGAGGCCATGGCCAAGGCACTGAAGGAACAGGAGACCGCCAAGCGCGCGGCCGGGGGAGAAGGCATATGA
- a CDS encoding class I SAM-dependent methyltransferase, translated as MSRNACANEALLGYYKWHSRIYDATRWSFLFGRDRIVRLAAAALGPRREKPLRILEVGCGTGRNLTRLLATFPAARVTGIDLCPSMLKRARSATAGQAARVRLLCAPYAPESFDPASADLILFSYSLTMFNPGFEAALDAARGHLAVDGLLAVADFRRSRFPWFERWMGVNHVRMDDHLLPALERRFIARCQESRPAYAGFWDYFCYLGQAR; from the coding sequence ATGAGCAGGAATGCCTGCGCCAACGAGGCGCTGCTCGGCTACTACAAGTGGCATTCGCGCATCTACGACGCCACGCGCTGGAGCTTTCTTTTCGGCCGCGACCGCATTGTGCGTCTGGCCGCTGCGGCCCTTGGCCCCCGTCGCGAAAAGCCCCTGCGCATCCTGGAGGTCGGCTGCGGCACCGGCCGCAATCTGACCCGCCTGCTGGCCACCTTTCCCGCCGCCCGCGTCACCGGCATCGACCTGTGCCCCTCCATGCTTAAGCGGGCGAGGAGCGCCACGGCCGGTCAGGCCGCGCGCGTGCGGCTCCTCTGCGCGCCCTATGCCCCCGAAAGCTTCGATCCCGCCAGCGCCGACCTCATCCTCTTTTCCTACAGCCTGACCATGTTCAACCCCGGCTTCGAGGCGGCCCTGGACGCGGCGCGCGGCCACCTCGCCGTGGACGGCCTTCTGGCCGTGGCCGACTTCCGCCGCAGCCGCTTCCCCTGGTTCGAGCGCTGGATGGGCGTCAACCACGTCCGCATGGACGACCACCTGCTTCCCGCCCTGGAGCGCCGCTTCATCGCCCGGTGCCAGGAATCCCGTCCGGCCTACGCCGGTTTCTGGGACTACTTCTGCTACCTGGGCCAGGCGCGGTAA
- a CDS encoding monovalent cation/H+ antiporter subunit D family protein, which translates to MAVAAQTVESARVLAPIIITFLAPFALWLLRKNQDLREGVSFAAAAMAFAAVVSMVPGVLDGVVWTYHVVTFFPGVSITFAVDGLSCIFAIVATFLWFFATSYNIGYMRTLKEHAQTRYYFCFAVAIFGAVGVAFSGTIVTLYLFYEVITVFTYPLVAHHQDAEGYHGARKYLIYLMGTSKLFLLPAMILTYVQCGTLDFNLVDISHGMFPPGANPTLVTITYFLFIFGLAKAAIMPLHNWLPSAMVAPTPVSALLHAVAVVKAGVFSVARVMLSCFGVDLLSHLGLGLITAYLAAFTILVASIIALTKTDLKARLAYSTVSQLSYIIIGVAMLSPLAIKGGLLHIANHAFAKITLFFAAGAIFVATSLREIPLMDGLGRKLPFTFGAFAVASLSMIGVPPVCGFVSKWYLVNGAVSIHQYILLIALLASTLLNAGYFVPVVYRAFFRPPVAGMDHSQFKEAPLVMVVPLCLTALISVLIGVYPQFFLSFVDAFGRF; encoded by the coding sequence ATGGCCGTTGCCGCTCAAACCGTTGAAAGCGCTCGGGTCCTCGCCCCGATCATCATCACCTTCCTGGCTCCGTTCGCCTTGTGGCTCCTGCGCAAGAACCAGGACCTGCGCGAGGGCGTGTCTTTCGCCGCCGCGGCCATGGCCTTCGCCGCCGTGGTGTCCATGGTGCCCGGGGTGCTTGATGGCGTCGTCTGGACCTACCACGTCGTCACCTTCTTCCCCGGCGTGTCCATCACCTTCGCCGTGGACGGGCTGTCCTGCATCTTCGCCATCGTCGCCACGTTTTTGTGGTTCTTCGCCACAAGCTACAACATCGGCTACATGCGCACGCTCAAGGAACACGCCCAGACCCGTTATTACTTCTGCTTCGCCGTGGCCATCTTCGGCGCCGTGGGCGTGGCCTTTTCCGGCACCATCGTGACGCTGTACCTCTTTTATGAGGTCATCACCGTCTTCACGTATCCTCTGGTCGCCCACCACCAGGACGCCGAAGGCTACCATGGGGCGCGCAAGTACCTCATCTACTTGATGGGCACCTCGAAGCTCTTCCTGCTGCCGGCCATGATCCTGACCTACGTCCAGTGTGGCACGCTCGACTTCAACCTGGTCGACATCAGCCACGGCATGTTCCCTCCGGGGGCCAACCCGACGCTCGTGACCATCACCTACTTCCTGTTCATCTTCGGTCTGGCCAAGGCCGCCATCATGCCGCTGCACAACTGGCTGCCCTCGGCCATGGTCGCGCCGACGCCCGTCTCGGCCCTGCTGCACGCGGTGGCCGTGGTCAAGGCCGGCGTGTTTTCGGTCGCGCGCGTCATGCTGTCCTGCTTCGGCGTGGACCTGCTCTCCCATCTGGGACTGGGGCTCATCACCGCCTATCTGGCCGCCTTCACCATCCTGGTGGCCTCGATCATCGCGCTCACCAAGACCGACCTCAAGGCGCGGCTGGCCTATTCCACGGTCAGCCAGCTCTCCTACATTATAATAGGCGTGGCCATGCTTTCGCCGCTGGCCATCAAGGGCGGTCTGCTGCACATCGCCAACCACGCCTTTGCCAAAATCACGCTCTTTTTCGCCGCCGGCGCGATCTTCGTGGCCACGAGTCTGCGGGAGATCCCACTCATGGACGGGCTTGGCCGCAAATTACCCTTTACCTTCGGCGCGTTTGCCGTGGCCTCGCTGTCCATGATCGGCGTGCCGCCGGTGTGTGGTTTTGTCAGCAAATGGTATCTGGTCAACGGAGCCGTCAGCATCCACCAGTATATTCTGCTGATCGCGCTTTTGGCCTCGACACTCTTAAACGCCGGCTACTTCGTGCCGGTGGTCTACCGGGCCTTTTTCCGGCCGCCGGTCGCCGGCATGGACCACTCGCAGTTCAAGGAAGCGCCGCTGGTCATGGTGGTGCCGCTTTGCCTGACGGCGCTCATCTCCGTGCTGATCGGCGTGTATCCGCAGTTTTTCCTGTCCTTCGTGGACGCTTTCGGCAGATTTTAA
- a CDS encoding BtaA family protein gives MAKKLPTRVQDAFFRLVHGNRLVYNTCWEDPRLDRQLLKLTPHSRVAVITSAGDNALDYLLEDPARIDCVDVNFRQNALLELKRALFSQASFEELYAFFGEGGGAACAGIYQRIRETLPAYAADFWDRNIDYFKNGRLSRSFYYHGASGAVAFAFSKMLSALKPGLRRNIPRLLGAASLEEQRRVFAAIEPVFWDRFSRWLVGRPETMALLGVPRPQIDLIRASHPGGLEGFVRDKVKQVFTGPPMAENYFWRVYLTGRYTRRCCPEYLKADNFAAIRDRLPRLASHTDTLSGFLRRHDGPGYSHFILLDHQDWLASHAPAALAEEWELIFANAAPGARILMRSAGLTVDFLPRDARRRLRFFPELTEPLHAADRVGTYGSQHLAVVA, from the coding sequence ATGGCAAAAAAACTCCCCACCCGCGTCCAGGACGCCTTTTTCCGCCTCGTTCACGGCAACCGCCTCGTCTACAACACCTGCTGGGAAGACCCGCGTCTGGACCGGCAGCTGCTCAAGCTGACCCCCCATTCCCGCGTGGCGGTCATCACCTCGGCCGGGGACAACGCCCTGGATTACCTTCTCGAAGATCCGGCCCGAATCGACTGCGTGGACGTCAATTTTCGCCAAAACGCCCTGCTCGAGCTCAAGCGGGCCCTTTTCAGCCAGGCTTCCTTCGAGGAACTCTACGCCTTTTTCGGCGAGGGCGGCGGGGCGGCCTGCGCCGGCATCTACCAGCGTATCCGGGAGACGTTGCCGGCCTACGCCGCCGATTTCTGGGACCGCAACATCGACTATTTCAAAAACGGCCGCCTGTCGCGTTCCTTCTACTACCATGGTGCGTCCGGGGCGGTGGCCTTTGCCTTCTCGAAGATGCTCAGCGCACTCAAGCCCGGCCTGCGGCGAAACATCCCCCGGCTGCTTGGCGCGGCCAGCCTCGAAGAGCAGCGCCGCGTCTTTGCCGCAATCGAACCCGTCTTCTGGGATCGTTTCAGCCGCTGGCTGGTCGGGCGGCCCGAGACCATGGCCCTGCTCGGTGTGCCGCGCCCGCAAATCGACCTTATCCGCGCCTCCCATCCCGGCGGCCTGGAAGGCTTCGTGCGCGACAAGGTCAAGCAGGTCTTTACCGGCCCGCCCATGGCCGAGAATTATTTCTGGCGCGTCTACCTGACCGGCCGCTACACCCGGCGCTGTTGCCCCGAGTACCTCAAGGCGGACAATTTCGCGGCCATCCGCGACCGTCTGCCGCGCCTGGCCAGCCATACCGACACGTTAAGCGGTTTTCTGCGCCGCCATGACGGGCCCGGCTACAGCCACTTCATCCTGCTCGACCACCAGGACTGGCTGGCCAGCCACGCGCCGGCCGCCCTGGCCGAGGAATGGGAGCTCATCTTCGCCAACGCCGCTCCCGGCGCGCGCATCCTCATGCGCTCGGCCGGGCTAACCGTGGACTTTCTGCCCCGCGACGCCCGCCGGCGGTTGCGCTTTTTCCCGGAACTGACCGAACCGCTCCACGCCGCCGACCGCGTCGGCACCTACGGCAGCCAGCATCTGGCGGTGGTGGCATGA
- a CDS encoding TerC family protein: MPDFLSGFSFSLDFLLQLLSIVAIDVVLAGDNAVVIALAVRNLPPRSRTKGIAVGAGAAVVLRVALTFVAAQLLDLPFLKLAGGLLVAVIAVKLFAEGDAADKEKSCTTFLQAITTIVAADLVMSTDNILAVAGASRGNLALLIFGLGLSIPFVVFAANALSRLMDRFPIIIALGAAVLGKVAAEMILTDAWVASLARPGQTAVYAGEVVGAVGVVVVGRLWARRLARA, from the coding sequence ATGCCTGATTTTCTCTCCGGTTTTTCCTTTTCCCTCGATTTCCTGCTGCAACTTCTAAGCATCGTGGCCATCGACGTGGTCCTGGCCGGCGACAACGCCGTGGTCATCGCCCTGGCCGTGCGCAACCTGCCGCCCCGGTCCCGCACGAAGGGCATTGCCGTGGGAGCCGGCGCGGCGGTCGTGTTGCGCGTGGCCCTCACCTTCGTCGCGGCGCAGCTCCTCGACCTGCCCTTTTTGAAGCTTGCCGGAGGCCTGCTCGTGGCCGTGATCGCGGTCAAGCTCTTCGCCGAGGGCGACGCGGCGGACAAGGAAAAGTCCTGCACGACCTTTTTGCAGGCCATAACGACCATTGTCGCGGCCGACCTGGTCATGTCCACGGACAACATCCTGGCCGTGGCCGGCGCGTCCCGGGGCAACCTGGCCCTGCTGATCTTCGGCCTGGGGCTGTCCATCCCCTTTGTCGTCTTCGCGGCGAACGCCCTGTCGCGCCTTATGGACCGGTTCCCGATCATCATCGCGCTTGGCGCGGCCGTACTCGGCAAGGTGGCGGCCGAAATGATCCTGACCGACGCCTGGGTGGCGTCGTTGGCCCGACCCGGCCAAACGGCCGTGTACGCCGGCGAGGTCGTCGGGGCCGTGGGCGTGGTGGTCGTCGGCCGGCTTTGGGCGCGGCGCCTGGCCAGGGCCTGA
- a CDS encoding nitrogenase: MSDSPYVSTTNACKLCTPLGAALAFRGVEGAIPFLHGSQGCATYMRRYIISHFREPMDIASSALGEKQAVFGGGPNLKKGILNVMSKYGATVVGVATTCLTETIGDDVPRLLYEFRKEFSDLPLPEIVNVSTPSYSGTHMEGWHAATAALASQLVREKAPAERRVNLIPGFVSPADIRYFKEILDDYGVAYTVLPDISEAMDRPALLDYEKLPAGGTPVASIRAMSGALGSIECGRADHMAESAGTNLERRFEVRNIRVGLPIGVRESDAFFAALEELTGTPLPEKHAAERGRLIDAYVDGHKYVAGKRAIVYGEEDLVIAMVAFLAEIGVKPILAATGATCRNFKQALADVTEGILPEPPEAREGVDFHDIAEQAADLAPDILVGHSKGYRYAKDMGVPLLRVGFPIHDRFGGPRLLHVGYRGTQTLFDRLVNTILERKQADSGVGYGYL, encoded by the coding sequence ATGAGCGATTCGCCCTACGTTTCCACCACCAACGCCTGCAAGCTGTGCACGCCGCTCGGCGCGGCCCTGGCCTTCCGGGGCGTGGAAGGGGCCATTCCCTTCCTGCACGGCTCCCAGGGTTGCGCCACCTACATGCGCCGCTACATCATCAGCCATTTCCGTGAGCCCATGGACATCGCCTCCTCGGCGCTGGGCGAAAAGCAGGCGGTCTTCGGCGGCGGCCCCAACCTCAAAAAGGGCATCTTGAACGTCATGTCCAAGTACGGGGCCACGGTGGTCGGCGTGGCCACCACCTGCCTGACCGAGACCATCGGCGACGACGTGCCGCGCCTTCTCTACGAGTTCCGCAAGGAGTTCAGCGACCTGCCCCTGCCCGAGATCGTCAACGTCTCCACCCCGAGCTACTCCGGCACCCACATGGAAGGCTGGCACGCGGCAACGGCGGCCCTGGCCTCCCAGCTCGTGCGGGAAAAGGCCCCGGCCGAACGCCGCGTCAATCTCATCCCCGGCTTCGTCTCCCCGGCCGACATCCGCTACTTCAAGGAAATCCTGGACGACTACGGCGTCGCCTACACGGTCCTGCCCGACATTTCCGAAGCCATGGACCGCCCGGCCCTGCTCGACTACGAGAAGCTGCCGGCCGGCGGCACGCCCGTGGCCTCCATCCGGGCCATGTCCGGCGCGCTCGGCTCCATCGAATGCGGCCGGGCCGACCACATGGCCGAAAGCGCCGGGACCAACCTGGAGCGCCGCTTCGAGGTGCGCAACATCCGCGTCGGCCTGCCCATCGGCGTGCGCGAATCCGACGCCTTTTTCGCCGCCCTGGAAGAGCTGACCGGCACGCCCCTGCCGGAAAAGCACGCCGCCGAGCGCGGCCGGCTCATCGACGCCTACGTCGACGGCCACAAGTACGTGGCCGGGAAAAGGGCCATCGTCTACGGCGAGGAAGATCTCGTCATCGCCATGGTGGCCTTTCTGGCCGAAATCGGCGTCAAGCCCATCCTGGCCGCCACCGGCGCCACCTGTCGCAACTTCAAGCAGGCCCTGGCCGATGTGACCGAGGGCATCCTGCCCGAACCGCCCGAGGCCAGGGAAGGCGTGGACTTCCACGACATCGCCGAACAGGCCGCCGACCTCGCTCCGGATATCCTCGTCGGGCATAGCAAGGGGTACCGCTACGCCAAGGACATGGGCGTGCCGCTTCTTCGCGTCGGATTTCCCATCCACGACCGCTTCGGCGGCCCGCGCCTGCTCCATGTGGGCTACCGCGGCACCCAGACGCTTTTCGACCGGCTCGTCAACACCATCCTCGAACGCAAGCAGGCCGACAGCGGCGTCGGATACGGCTATCTTTAA
- a CDS encoding NADH-quinone oxidoreductase subunit J — translation MNEMYLGQFAFAFYTLIVLAGGGLAVSAASLVRAMLGLVVALFGVAGLYLLLLADFVALMQILIYVGAVTVLIFFAIMLTRAAADGGEAEGPGAGGILRAIPAFLVPAGILVPLLAVYGATGFPTPKNVSPAQLGAGLLGPYTLAFELISVVLLAAMAGAVILAFEKREPR, via the coding sequence ATGAACGAAATGTATCTTGGCCAGTTCGCCTTCGCCTTTTACACCCTGATCGTCCTGGCCGGCGGCGGCCTTGCCGTTTCCGCCGCGAGCCTGGTCAGGGCCATGCTGGGGCTTGTCGTGGCCCTTTTTGGCGTGGCTGGACTGTATCTTCTGCTTTTGGCCGATTTCGTGGCCCTGATGCAGATCCTCATCTATGTCGGCGCGGTCACCGTCCTGATCTTCTTCGCCATCATGCTCACCCGGGCCGCCGCGGACGGCGGCGAGGCGGAAGGACCCGGGGCCGGCGGCATCCTGCGCGCCATCCCGGCCTTTCTCGTCCCGGCGGGCATCCTGGTGCCGCTTCTGGCCGTGTACGGCGCGACCGGATTCCCCACGCCCAAAAACGTCAGCCCGGCCCAGCTCGGCGCCGGGTTGCTCGGCCCCTACACCCTGGCCTTCGAGCTGATCTCCGTGGTGCTGCTCGCGGCCATGGCCGGGGCTGTCATTCTGGCCTTTGAAAAGCGAGAACCCAGATGA